One Stenotrophomonas sp. SAU14A_NAIMI4_5 DNA segment encodes these proteins:
- the rlmD gene encoding 23S rRNA (uracil(1939)-C(5))-methyltransferase RlmD, giving the protein MARSRSRIDRTPFQTEILDLSHDGRGVARREGEGGKVTFVSGALPGEVVMAEPTARNRHFDEARTVEVLQPSPQRVTPKCPHFGTCAGCVLQHLDEGQQIVAKQRVLMDNLERIGHVKPGAVLPPLVGESWGYRRKGRFSVRRVEKKDKTLVGFREQDPRFVADLSQCLTVIPEIGTKVEALSTFIESLDGKRDIPQIEFIAGDQAVVLTVRHMQPLSDADRAAWAAFGQQHEFVIYLQSGGVDTVQPLDGQGVPLSFRLEPWDVELAFRPLDFIQVNAKLNEKMIAHALDLLEPGEDERVLDLFCGLGNFTLPLARRVREVVGVEGDAGLVTRARENAERNGLANAQFFSADLTQDQRSTPWMRQGFDKLLLDPPRSGAIEVLQQLPLKQFKRIVYVSCHPGSLARDAGYLVNEQGFTLVSAGAMDMFPHTAHVESIAVFEKR; this is encoded by the coding sequence GTGGCCCGATCCCGCTCCCGCATCGACCGTACTCCGTTCCAGACCGAGATCCTCGACCTCAGCCATGATGGTCGTGGCGTCGCCCGCCGTGAAGGCGAGGGCGGCAAGGTCACCTTCGTCAGTGGCGCCCTGCCGGGCGAAGTGGTGATGGCCGAACCGACCGCCCGCAACCGTCATTTCGACGAGGCCCGCACCGTTGAAGTGCTGCAGCCCTCGCCGCAGCGGGTGACGCCGAAGTGCCCGCACTTCGGTACCTGCGCCGGCTGCGTGCTGCAGCACCTGGACGAAGGCCAGCAGATCGTCGCCAAGCAGCGCGTGCTGATGGACAACCTGGAGCGCATCGGCCACGTGAAGCCGGGTGCCGTGCTGCCGCCGCTGGTCGGCGAGAGCTGGGGCTACCGCCGCAAGGGCCGCTTCTCGGTGCGCCGCGTCGAGAAGAAGGACAAGACCCTGGTCGGCTTCCGCGAGCAGGATCCGCGATTCGTGGCCGACCTGAGCCAGTGCCTGACCGTGATCCCGGAAATCGGCACCAAGGTCGAAGCGCTGTCGACCTTCATCGAATCGCTCGATGGCAAACGCGACATCCCGCAGATCGAATTCATCGCCGGCGACCAGGCGGTGGTCTTGACCGTGCGCCACATGCAGCCGCTCAGCGATGCCGATCGTGCCGCCTGGGCCGCGTTCGGCCAGCAGCATGAGTTCGTGATCTACCTGCAGTCCGGCGGCGTGGACACCGTGCAGCCGCTGGACGGGCAGGGCGTGCCGCTGTCGTTCCGGCTGGAGCCGTGGGATGTCGAGCTGGCGTTCCGTCCGCTGGATTTCATCCAGGTCAACGCCAAGCTCAACGAGAAGATGATCGCCCACGCCCTGGACCTGCTGGAACCGGGTGAGGACGAGCGCGTGCTCGACCTGTTCTGCGGCCTGGGCAACTTCACCCTGCCGCTGGCCCGTCGCGTGCGCGAAGTGGTCGGCGTGGAAGGCGATGCCGGCCTGGTCACGCGTGCCCGCGAGAACGCCGAGCGCAACGGCCTGGCCAATGCGCAGTTCTTCAGTGCCGACCTGACCCAGGACCAGCGCAGCACCCCGTGGATGCGCCAGGGCTTCGACAAGCTGCTGCTGGACCCGCCGCGTTCGGGCGCCATCGAAGTGCTGCAGCAGCTGCCGCTGAAGCAGTTCAAGCGCATCGTCTATGTCAGCTGCCACCCGGGCTCGCTGGCCCGCGATGCAGGCTACCTGGTCAACGAGCAGGGCTTCACCCTGGTCAGCGCCGGTGCCATGGACATGTTCCCGCACACCGCGCACGTGGAAAGCATCGCGGTGTTCGAGAAGCGCTGA
- a CDS encoding response regulator, with translation MNPRTSRPRFLLVEDDIISRGFFKAALETLPADVDTADSLASALARAEPGAHDLWLIDVNLPDGNGAQLLHELRRSHPDTPALAHTADGDVSIHERLREAGFSDTLVKPLGRDQLLKAVRRALVNTPAGATPPPAAIELVVEDWDETAALAALNGQRNHLIALRELFLAELPGVRDAVEQAVDQHDASSLRNQLHRLQASCGFVGAARLARAVRQLHHAPESVPAQAGFRAAVAALLH, from the coding sequence ATGAACCCGCGGACCAGCCGGCCCCGCTTCCTGCTTGTCGAGGACGACATCATCAGCCGCGGTTTTTTCAAGGCGGCGTTGGAAACGTTACCAGCGGATGTGGACACCGCTGACTCACTTGCAAGTGCATTGGCCCGCGCCGAGCCGGGCGCCCATGATCTGTGGCTGATCGACGTCAACCTGCCCGATGGCAATGGCGCGCAGCTGCTGCATGAACTGCGCCGCTCGCATCCGGATACGCCTGCCTTGGCCCACACCGCCGATGGCGACGTGAGCATCCATGAGCGCCTGCGCGAAGCGGGCTTCAGCGACACCCTGGTCAAGCCACTGGGCCGCGACCAGCTGCTGAAGGCGGTACGCCGCGCCCTGGTCAACACTCCCGCTGGAGCGACCCCGCCGCCGGCGGCGATCGAGCTGGTGGTGGAGGACTGGGACGAGACGGCAGCCCTGGCGGCCCTGAACGGCCAGCGCAACCACCTGATCGCCCTGCGCGAGCTGTTCCTGGCCGAGCTGCCGGGGGTACGCGACGCAGTGGAACAGGCGGTGGACCAGCACGACGCGTCGAGCCTGCGCAACCAGCTGCATCGGCTGCAGGCCAGTTGCGGGTTCGTGGGGGCGGCGCGGTTGGCGCGTGCGGTGCGGCAGCTGCATCACGCGCCGGAGTCGGTGCCGGCCCAGGCTGGGTTCCGGGCGGCGGTGGCAGCGCTCCTGCACTGA
- the recO gene encoding DNA repair protein RecO produces MLIEDDTGFVLHARAYRETSLLVEVLSAQHGRIGLLARGVSTAKGQVLRAALQPLQWIRFSALQRGELAQLRGAEALDAAPRLVGQAMLAGFYLSELTLRLAPRQDPLPELYLAYGEARARLAVGAGLAWTLRRFERELLAALGLGFELDTASDGQPVDPAARYELDPQEGPQRLLSERGGERRAAATGSALLALAADDEPDATDLASLRLPMRRVLSHHLGAKGLKSWELLEQLTPRR; encoded by the coding sequence ATGCTGATCGAGGACGACACCGGGTTCGTGCTGCATGCACGGGCCTACCGCGAGACCAGCCTGCTGGTCGAGGTACTGAGTGCGCAGCACGGCCGCATCGGCCTGCTGGCGCGTGGTGTGTCCACCGCCAAGGGCCAGGTGCTGCGCGCGGCCCTGCAGCCGCTGCAGTGGATACGCTTCAGTGCCCTGCAGCGCGGTGAACTGGCCCAGCTGCGCGGCGCCGAGGCGCTGGACGCGGCCCCGCGCCTGGTCGGCCAGGCGATGCTGGCCGGTTTCTACCTGAGTGAACTGACCCTGCGCCTGGCCCCGCGCCAGGACCCGCTGCCGGAGCTGTACCTGGCCTACGGCGAGGCGCGCGCGCGGCTGGCGGTGGGCGCGGGCCTGGCATGGACGCTGCGCCGTTTCGAGCGTGAGCTGCTGGCGGCGCTGGGGCTGGGCTTCGAGCTGGACACGGCCAGCGACGGCCAGCCGGTGGACCCGGCGGCACGCTACGAACTGGACCCGCAGGAAGGCCCGCAGCGCCTGCTGAGCGAGCGCGGTGGCGAACGCCGGGCGGCGGCAACGGGCTCGGCGCTGCTGGCACTGGCGGCGGACGACGAGCCAGATGCGACAGACCTGGCCAGCCTGCGCCTGCCGATGCGGCGGGTGCTGTCCCATCACCTGGGGGCCAAGGGCCTCAAATCCTGGGAACTCCTCGAGCAGCTCACTCCCCGGAGGTAA
- the era gene encoding GTPase Era: protein MSEQTPHHCGSVAVIGRPNVGKSTLTNALVGAKVSIVSNRPQTTRHRLLGIATYPEGQLVLVDTPGLHKVQKRAMNRVMNRAARGSLEGVDAGLLVIEAGRWDEEDSLAFNVLRDAGIPVVLVVNKIDRMKDKGALLPFLQQVTEGRDFASVHPISAQKRNGLEALVRDVLALLPEAPPMFGEDEITDRSQRFLAGELVREQLMRQLGEELPYATTVEIERFTEDGNLLRIGAVIWVEREGQKAIVIGKGGARLKDIGAKSRMQMERLFGAKVFLETWVRVREGWSDDEAALKAFGYE from the coding sequence GTGAGCGAACAAACTCCCCATCATTGCGGCAGCGTGGCCGTCATCGGCCGCCCGAACGTGGGCAAGTCGACCCTGACCAACGCCCTCGTCGGCGCCAAGGTCAGCATCGTCTCCAACCGCCCGCAGACCACGCGCCATCGCCTGCTGGGCATCGCCACCTACCCGGAAGGCCAGCTGGTGCTGGTCGACACCCCCGGCCTGCACAAGGTGCAGAAGCGGGCGATGAACCGGGTGATGAACCGCGCCGCGCGCGGCTCGCTGGAAGGCGTCGACGCCGGCCTGCTGGTGATCGAAGCCGGCCGCTGGGACGAAGAAGACAGCCTGGCCTTCAACGTGCTGCGCGATGCCGGCATCCCGGTGGTGCTGGTGGTCAACAAGATCGACCGCATGAAGGACAAGGGCGCGCTGCTGCCGTTCCTGCAGCAGGTGACCGAAGGCCGCGATTTCGCGTCCGTGCACCCGATCTCCGCGCAGAAGCGCAACGGCCTGGAAGCCCTGGTCCGCGACGTGCTGGCCCTGCTGCCGGAAGCCCCGCCGATGTTCGGCGAGGACGAGATCACCGACCGCAGCCAGCGCTTCCTGGCCGGCGAGCTGGTGCGTGAACAGCTGATGCGCCAGCTCGGCGAAGAGCTGCCGTACGCCACCACCGTGGAGATCGAGCGCTTCACCGAAGACGGCAACCTGCTGCGCATCGGTGCGGTCATCTGGGTCGAGCGCGAAGGCCAGAAGGCCATCGTGATCGGCAAGGGCGGCGCCCGCCTGAAGGACATCGGTGCCAAGTCCCGCATGCAGATGGAACGTCTGTTCGGGGCCAAGGTGTTCCTGGAAACCTGGGTGCGCGTGCGTGAAGGCTGGTCCGATGACGAGGCCGCACTGAAGGCCTTCGGCTACGAATAA
- the rnc gene encoding ribonuclease III, which produces MPSKFIQRGDLIGHVFSDPALLKQALTHRSAGAPHNERLEFLGDSIVNMMVAEALYQRWPKADEGAMTRARAELVREGALAVIARTLELGERLTLGPGELKSGGHRRDSILADALEAVVAAIYLDVGFEACRAVVLPWFAASMEALPATGRPEKDPKTRLQEWLQARQKALPQYELVSESGDDHAKHFRVRCNVADPAASTEGEGPSRRLAEQQAAAAVLEQLDSK; this is translated from the coding sequence GTGCCCAGTAAATTCATCCAACGTGGTGACCTGATCGGTCACGTTTTCAGCGATCCAGCCCTGCTCAAGCAGGCGCTGACCCATCGCAGTGCCGGTGCGCCGCATAACGAGCGCCTGGAATTCCTCGGCGACAGCATCGTCAACATGATGGTCGCCGAGGCGCTGTACCAGCGCTGGCCCAAGGCCGACGAGGGCGCGATGACCCGCGCCCGCGCCGAGCTGGTGCGTGAAGGCGCGCTGGCGGTGATCGCCCGCACCCTGGAACTGGGTGAGCGGCTGACCCTGGGCCCGGGCGAACTGAAGTCCGGTGGCCACCGCCGCGACTCGATCCTGGCCGACGCCCTCGAGGCCGTGGTGGCCGCGATCTACCTGGATGTGGGCTTCGAGGCCTGCCGGGCGGTCGTGCTGCCCTGGTTCGCCGCCTCGATGGAGGCCCTGCCGGCCACCGGCCGGCCGGAGAAGGACCCCAAGACCCGCCTGCAGGAATGGCTGCAGGCCCGACAGAAGGCGTTGCCGCAGTACGAACTGGTGTCAGAATCCGGTGACGACCACGCCAAGCACTTCCGGGTACGCTGCAACGTCGCGGACCCTGCCGCCAGCACCGAGGGTGAAGGCCCTTCGCGCCGGCTTGCCGAACAACAAGCGGCTGCGGCCGTCCTAGAACAACTGGATTCCAAGTGA
- a CDS encoding DUF4845 domain-containing protein, with protein sequence MKKMNTQRGMTLTSFLVVLIVVGFFLYIGMKLFPMYQEYYAVRSAMKSLAKEPSVGTMAPAQIQELFFKRLYINYSDNVKPANVKFNRRDNGWTLNVNYEVRRPLVGNLDVVGKFESSQDLVRSGAQ encoded by the coding sequence ATGAAGAAGATGAACACGCAGCGCGGCATGACCCTGACCTCCTTCCTGGTGGTCCTGATCGTGGTTGGTTTCTTCCTGTACATCGGCATGAAGCTGTTCCCGATGTACCAGGAGTACTACGCCGTGCGCTCGGCGATGAAGAGCCTGGCCAAGGAGCCCAGCGTCGGCACCATGGCGCCGGCGCAGATCCAGGAACTGTTCTTCAAGCGCCTGTACATCAACTACTCGGACAACGTGAAGCCGGCCAACGTCAAGTTCAACCGTCGTGACAACGGCTGGACCCTCAACGTCAATTACGAAGTGCGTCGCCCGCTGGTGGGCAACCTCGACGTGGTTGGCAAGTTCGAATCATCCCAGGACCTCGTTCGTAGCGGTGCCCAGTAA
- the lepB gene encoding signal peptidase I: MKLFEILLVVLTLASGLILLADKLYLAKRRAQRAGLLDTEPVLVDYSRAFFPVLVVVLIVRSFIAEPYKIPSSSMMPNLLIGDFILVNKFSYGLRLPITNTKFVPFGEPSRGDVVVFHFPGHSDNDPAKGENFIKRVIGVPGDTVVFEGDGVILNGEPLKYDNKGIYAGDKGQGEGANLLVEHLPGRTHTVLETDYPRGQGQWTVPAGKYLVMGDNRDNSDDGRFWGLLPEENLRGRAFLIWLNCQGWFCKDGFQPSRIGSGIN; encoded by the coding sequence ATGAAATTGTTTGAGATCCTCCTGGTCGTACTGACCCTGGCCTCGGGCCTGATCCTGCTGGCCGACAAGCTTTACCTGGCCAAGCGCCGCGCCCAGCGCGCCGGCCTGCTGGATACCGAGCCGGTGCTGGTGGACTACTCACGCGCCTTCTTCCCGGTGCTGGTGGTGGTGCTGATCGTGCGCAGCTTCATTGCCGAGCCGTACAAGATCCCGTCCAGCTCGATGATGCCGAACCTGCTGATCGGCGATTTCATCCTGGTCAACAAGTTCTCCTACGGCCTGCGCCTGCCGATCACCAACACCAAGTTCGTGCCGTTCGGCGAACCGTCGCGCGGCGACGTGGTGGTGTTCCACTTCCCGGGCCACAGCGACAACGATCCGGCCAAGGGCGAGAACTTCATCAAGCGCGTCATCGGCGTGCCGGGCGACACCGTGGTCTTCGAAGGCGACGGCGTCATCCTCAATGGCGAGCCGCTGAAGTACGACAACAAGGGCATCTACGCCGGCGACAAGGGCCAGGGCGAGGGCGCCAACCTGCTGGTCGAGCACCTGCCGGGCCGCACCCACACCGTGCTGGAGACCGACTATCCTCGCGGCCAGGGCCAGTGGACCGTGCCGGCTGGCAAATACCTGGTGATGGGCGACAATCGCGACAACAGCGATGACGGCCGTTTCTGGGGCCTGCTGCCGGAAGAAAACCTGCGCGGTCGTGCGTTCCTGATCTGGCTGAACTGCCAGGGCTGGTTTTGCAAGGATGGCTTCCAGCCGTCGCGGATCGGCTCGGGCATCAACTGA
- the lepA gene encoding translation elongation factor 4: MRNIRNFSIIAHVDHGKSTLADRIIQLCGGLQAREMEAQVLDSNPIERERGITIKAQSVSLPYVAKDGQTYHLNFIDTPGHVDFSYEVSRSLAACEGALLVVDAAQGVEAQSVANCYTAVEQGLEVVPVINKIDLPTADIDRAKAEIEAVIGIDAADAVPVSAKTGLNVQDVLEAIVHRIPAPVPRDTDKLQALIIDSWFDNYLGVVSLVRVMQGQIKAGDKLQVMSTGRTHQVDNVGVFTPKRKVLPALRAGEVGWVTASIKDVHGAPVGDTLTLAADPAPKPLPGFQEMQPRVFAGLFPVDAEDYPDLREALDKLRLNDAALRFEPESSEAMGFGFRCGFLGMLHMEIVQERLEREYNLDLISTAPTVIYEVLKTDGTIVNMDNPAKLPPVNHVEEIREPIIRANVLTPEEYIGNIIKLCEEKRGSQLGINYLGSQVQISYELPMAEVVLDFFDKLKSVSRGYASLDYHFVRFDAGPFVRVDVLINGDKVDALSLIVHRSHADRRGRELCEKMKDLIPRQQFDVAIQAAVGSQIIARTTVKAMRKNVLAKCYGGDVSRKKKLLEKQKEGKKRMKQVGRVEIPQEAFLAVLQMDNK, from the coding sequence ATGCGGAACATCCGCAACTTCTCCATCATTGCCCACGTCGACCACGGCAAGTCCACGCTGGCCGACCGCATCATCCAGCTTTGCGGCGGCCTGCAGGCCCGCGAGATGGAAGCGCAGGTGCTCGATTCGAACCCGATCGAGCGCGAGCGTGGCATCACCATCAAGGCCCAGTCGGTCTCGCTGCCGTACGTAGCGAAGGACGGCCAGACCTACCACCTGAACTTCATCGACACCCCCGGCCACGTCGACTTCTCCTATGAAGTCAGCCGTTCGCTGGCCGCCTGCGAAGGCGCGCTGCTGGTGGTCGATGCCGCCCAGGGCGTGGAAGCGCAGTCGGTGGCCAACTGCTACACCGCCGTCGAGCAGGGCCTGGAAGTGGTGCCGGTGATCAACAAGATCGACCTGCCCACCGCCGACATCGACCGCGCCAAGGCCGAGATCGAGGCCGTCATCGGCATCGATGCCGCCGACGCCGTGCCGGTCAGCGCCAAGACCGGCCTGAACGTGCAGGACGTGCTGGAAGCCATCGTGCATCGCATTCCGGCCCCGGTGCCGCGCGATACCGACAAGCTGCAGGCGCTGATCATCGACTCCTGGTTCGACAACTACCTGGGCGTGGTCTCGCTGGTGCGCGTCATGCAGGGCCAGATCAAGGCCGGCGACAAGCTGCAGGTCATGTCCACCGGCCGTACCCACCAGGTCGACAACGTCGGCGTGTTCACGCCCAAGCGCAAGGTGCTGCCGGCGCTGCGTGCCGGTGAAGTGGGCTGGGTCACCGCCAGCATCAAGGACGTCCACGGTGCGCCGGTCGGCGATACGCTGACCCTGGCCGCCGATCCGGCGCCGAAGCCGCTGCCGGGCTTCCAGGAAATGCAGCCGCGCGTGTTCGCCGGCCTGTTCCCGGTCGACGCCGAGGACTACCCGGACCTGCGCGAAGCGCTGGACAAGCTGCGCCTGAACGACGCGGCCCTGCGCTTCGAGCCGGAAAGCTCCGAGGCGATGGGCTTCGGCTTCCGCTGCGGCTTCCTCGGCATGCTGCACATGGAAATCGTGCAGGAGCGCCTGGAACGCGAATACAACCTGGATCTGATCAGCACCGCGCCGACGGTGATCTATGAAGTCCTGAAGACCGACGGCACCATCGTCAACATGGACAACCCGGCCAAGCTGCCGCCGGTCAACCATGTCGAGGAGATCCGCGAGCCGATCATCCGCGCCAACGTGCTCACCCCCGAGGAGTACATCGGCAACATCATCAAGCTGTGCGAAGAGAAGCGCGGCAGCCAGCTCGGCATCAACTACCTGGGCAGCCAGGTGCAGATCAGCTACGAGCTGCCGATGGCCGAAGTGGTGCTGGACTTCTTCGACAAGCTGAAGTCGGTCAGCCGTGGCTATGCCTCGCTGGATTACCACTTCGTGCGCTTCGACGCCGGCCCGTTCGTGCGCGTGGACGTGCTGATCAACGGTGACAAGGTCGACGCCCTGTCGCTGATCGTGCACCGCAGCCATGCCGACCGCCGCGGCCGCGAGCTGTGCGAGAAGATGAAGGACCTGATCCCGCGCCAGCAGTTCGACGTGGCCATCCAGGCCGCCGTCGGCTCGCAGATCATCGCCCGCACCACGGTCAAGGCCATGCGCAAGAACGTGCTGGCCAAGTGCTATGGTGGCGACGTCTCGCGCAAGAAGAAGCTTCTGGAAAAGCAGAAGGAAGGCAAGAAGCGCATGAAGCAGGTCGGCCGCGTGGAAATCCCGCAGGAAGCCTTCCTGGCCGTGCTGCAGATGGACAACAAGTAA
- a CDS encoding DegQ family serine endoprotease, with amino-acid sequence MTHRLRTQAMGLLALTLPLVACAQPAAPTAPQAAPAAAAAPRAPAQPLVSGLPDFTNLVEQVGPGVVNVDVTIVRNNRQASRGPMGDDDMPEFFRRFFGPDFPMPGQGQGGQDGGPSIKGRGMGSGFIISPDGYVLTNYHVVADASEVKVKLGDSREFTAKVVGSDQQYDVALLKIDGKNLPTVRVGDSNTLKPGQWVVAIGSPFGLDHSVTAGVVSAVGRSTGGPDQRYVPFIQTDVAINQGNSGGPLLNTRGEVVGINSQIFSASGGYMGISFAIPIDLAMSAVEQIKKSGKVTRGQLGAVVEPIDSLKAQGLGLPDSRGALVNQIVPGSAAAKAGVQLGDVIRSVNGSTVNTWSDLPPLIGAMAPGSKVSLVVYRDGKPRELSATLTALTDDGQDNARGPAAANADAAPQSGANALLGLDVTELNAVQRKQLGLESGEGVRITGVKGEGARDAGLAPGMVVLRVGNTPVGSVDALNRALSPYKKGDVVLLLVRASSGNSAFVAVKAGQ; translated from the coding sequence ATGACTCACCGACTCCGCACGCAGGCCATGGGCCTGCTCGCCCTGACCCTGCCGCTGGTGGCCTGTGCCCAGCCCGCCGCGCCGACCGCACCGCAGGCGGCCCCGGCCGCCGCCGCCGCGCCGCGTGCCCCGGCGCAACCGCTGGTCAGCGGCCTGCCTGATTTCACCAACCTGGTCGAACAGGTCGGCCCCGGCGTGGTCAACGTCGACGTCACCATCGTGCGCAACAACCGCCAGGCGTCGCGCGGCCCGATGGGCGACGACGACATGCCGGAGTTCTTCCGCCGCTTCTTCGGCCCTGACTTCCCGATGCCGGGGCAGGGCCAGGGTGGCCAGGACGGCGGCCCCAGCATCAAGGGCCGGGGCATGGGCTCGGGCTTCATCATCTCGCCCGACGGCTACGTGCTGACCAACTACCACGTGGTGGCCGACGCCAGCGAGGTGAAGGTGAAGCTGGGTGACAGCCGCGAGTTCACCGCCAAGGTTGTCGGCAGCGACCAGCAGTACGACGTGGCCCTGCTGAAGATCGACGGCAAGAACCTGCCGACCGTGCGCGTGGGCGATTCCAACACCCTCAAGCCGGGCCAGTGGGTTGTCGCGATCGGCTCGCCGTTCGGCCTCGACCATTCGGTCACCGCCGGCGTGGTCAGTGCCGTCGGCCGCAGCACCGGCGGTCCGGACCAGCGCTATGTGCCCTTCATCCAGACCGACGTGGCGATCAACCAGGGCAACTCCGGTGGCCCGCTGCTGAACACCCGCGGTGAAGTGGTCGGCATCAACTCGCAGATCTTCTCCGCCTCCGGCGGCTACATGGGCATCAGCTTCGCGATCCCGATCGACCTGGCGATGAGCGCGGTCGAGCAGATCAAGAAGAGCGGCAAGGTCACCCGTGGCCAGCTGGGCGCGGTGGTCGAACCGATCGATTCGCTGAAGGCGCAGGGCCTGGGTCTGCCGGACAGCCGTGGCGCGCTGGTCAACCAGATCGTGCCCGGCAGTGCCGCGGCCAAGGCCGGCGTGCAGCTGGGCGATGTCATCCGCTCGGTCAACGGCAGCACGGTCAACACCTGGTCCGACCTGCCGCCGCTGATCGGCGCGATGGCCCCGGGCAGCAAGGTGAGCCTGGTGGTCTACCGCGATGGCAAGCCGCGTGAGCTCAGCGCCACCCTGACCGCCCTGACCGATGACGGCCAGGACAACGCCCGCGGCCCGGCTGCTGCCAATGCCGACGCCGCGCCGCAGTCCGGTGCCAATGCCCTGCTGGGCCTGGACGTGACCGAGCTCAACGCGGTGCAGCGCAAGCAGCTGGGCCTGGAATCGGGCGAGGGCGTGCGCATCACCGGGGTCAAGGGCGAGGGTGCCCGTGACGCCGGCCTGGCCCCGGGCATGGTCGTCCTGCGCGTCGGCAACACCCCGGTCGGCAGTGTCGATGCGCTCAACCGCGCGCTGTCGCCCTACAAGAAGGGCGATGTGGTCCTGCTGCTGGTCCGTGCCAGCAGCGGCAACAGCGCCTTCGTGGCGGTCAAGGCCGGCCAGTAA
- a CDS encoding sigma-E factor negative regulatory protein produces MTHSPLNESQNHQSPAGQRLDQRHSEQLSALVDGELGADEARFLLRRMEHDPELSGSQERWQLLGDVMRGQASLLAPPGFSAAVAAAIAAESAPQAEPRRQVRRTGWRAWGGGAALAASVAAVALFMGGEKLKDAGPGETLPPQVVASQAELAPAPDQAAVTEASADSAAMAVVAAPAVAMAASRRQDARRASATRSQQAARVAQRDDAPQRAVAAAQPALSPSVPASSTRHLPFGDVGSLQARPWPKSSLAPAGGGALNANFPTSSGGAAFYPFEPRLQEELPAPQRPRD; encoded by the coding sequence ATGACCCACAGTCCGTTGAACGAATCGCAGAACCACCAATCCCCCGCCGGGCAGCGCCTGGACCAGCGCCACAGCGAACAGCTGTCGGCCCTGGTCGATGGCGAGCTTGGTGCCGATGAGGCGCGCTTCCTGCTGCGCCGCATGGAACACGACCCGGAACTGTCCGGCAGCCAGGAACGCTGGCAGCTGCTCGGCGACGTGATGCGTGGCCAGGCGTCGCTGCTGGCCCCGCCGGGGTTCAGTGCCGCCGTCGCCGCCGCCATTGCTGCCGAATCGGCGCCGCAGGCCGAACCGCGCCGCCAGGTGCGCCGCACCGGTTGGCGTGCCTGGGGTGGCGGTGCCGCACTGGCCGCCTCGGTGGCCGCCGTGGCCTTGTTCATGGGAGGCGAGAAGCTGAAGGATGCCGGTCCCGGCGAGACCCTGCCGCCGCAGGTGGTGGCCAGCCAGGCCGAACTGGCGCCTGCGCCCGACCAGGCCGCGGTGACCGAAGCCTCGGCCGACTCCGCTGCGATGGCCGTGGTCGCCGCCCCGGCCGTGGCGATGGCCGCCAGCCGCCGCCAGGACGCCCGCCGCGCCAGCGCCACCCGCAGCCAGCAGGCCGCGCGCGTGGCCCAGCGGGACGACGCACCGCAGCGTGCGGTGGCCGCCGCGCAGCCGGCGCTGAGCCCCAGCGTGCCGGCCAGCAGCACCCGCCACCTGCCCTTCGGCGATGTCGGCAGCCTGCAGGCCCGGCCGTGGCCGAAGTCCAGCCTGGCCCCGGCCGGGGGCGGCGCGCTCAACGCCAACTTCCCGACCTCGTCCGGTGGCGCCGCGTTCTACCCGTTCGAACCGCGCCTGCAGGAAGAACTGCCAGCGCCGCAGCGCCCGCGCGACTGA
- the rpoE gene encoding RNA polymerase sigma factor RpoE — protein sequence MADVETPQELDLELVRRVQRGESAAFDVLVRKYQHRVVGLVGRYIADWSECQDVAQDTFIRAYRAIGSFRGDAQFSTWLHRIAVNTAKNYLASHNRRPPTDDIDIGDAEQFDTGTRLRDTDTPERELMRQELEQTVMKAVNALPEELRSAITLREVEGLSYEEIAQKMGCPIGTVRSRIFRAREAIDTELRPLLDIGSATREKSRV from the coding sequence ATGGCCGATGTTGAAACACCACAGGAGCTGGATCTGGAACTGGTCCGGCGCGTGCAGCGCGGCGAGAGCGCGGCCTTCGATGTCCTGGTACGCAAGTACCAGCACCGGGTCGTCGGTCTGGTCGGTCGCTACATCGCCGACTGGAGCGAATGTCAGGACGTCGCCCAGGACACTTTCATCCGCGCGTACCGCGCGATCGGAAGTTTCCGTGGCGATGCCCAGTTCTCCACCTGGTTGCATCGGATCGCCGTGAACACTGCCAAAAACTACCTGGCTTCACACAACCGACGCCCGCCGACCGATGACATCGACATCGGCGACGCCGAGCAGTTCGATACCGGGACACGCCTGCGCGACACCGACACGCCCGAACGCGAGTTGATGCGCCAGGAGCTGGAACAGACGGTGATGAAGGCCGTCAACGCGCTGCCGGAAGAGCTCCGGTCGGCGATCACCCTGCGCGAGGTGGAAGGCCTGAGTTACGAGGAAATCGCGCAGAAGATGGGGTGCCCGATCGGCACCGTGCGGTCCCGGATCTTCCGGGCGCGCGAGGCGATCGACACTGAACTCCGGCCGCTGCTGGACATCGGCAGCGCCACCCGCGAGAAGAGCCGCGTATGA